gttcggTGTCCACACTTGaaaaaggatgttggaaaatcaaaaaagttcagaaaagagctacaagagtGAAGCAAAGTCTGGAAACCTGCTTTACAATGAAAGACTTTATGTGGGGAGAATAGTTaataacagtgaggataattaactatCGGATGAATTTATTAAGGGTTGTGGCAATTtttgaatcaagattggatgtttttctaaaagatttgctctggttcaaataggaattatttgggggcagttctctggcctgtgctatacaggaactCAGCCTGAATGAtcacaaaggtcccttctggcttttgaaTCTATGAATGTTTCTGATAACAGAGGGCTTGTTAATACAGCAGGCAAAGGCATATTGAGATCCAGAGGCTGGAAATTGAAATCAGGCAAACTCAACCTGGCAATAAGATACAAGTGTTTAACAATGAGGGACAatttacctagggacgtggtagattcttcatcacttgaaATCAAGATTATATGTATTCCTCAGAGATGTGTTCTGGCTTAGTCAAATTGGGCTTactgcaggaatcactgggtaaGATTCTCTGGCCTCTTGTTATGCAGGAAGCCAGACTAGATTATTATGATAATCTCTCTTGCCTTTAACATCTATGAATTCCCAGTTTGGCCAGACAGTTCCTGAGTTCACTGATCAAATCAGTCTGCAGCATATATACCATTTTAACTAAAGTGAAATTTCAAATTAATTCAGTTAAATAAGTGAAAAAGGTGTTGTGGACACTCTTGTATCAGTCAGGTGTATATCAATTTATCTTCAGTGGATTAGGAAAAGATTTAAACTAAATTGAAGTAAAATACTCTTAAACCAAAGTAAAAGTGTCTACATGGGGTTTTGAACCCATTCCAGTAAATGGTCTTAAAAACGaatttaaattaaaccagtgcaacttttgtGTGTTGTCTAGGAAgtttcatttcctggttttctaaTGCTcgcctgggggagggagaggtgcagTCCTTGTAGTAGAGATGTATGGGGACCAtagctctgcatttcctggttttccaaGGTTTGAATTTTGAGAATTAAGCTCTTGTGCAGTGGGAGGGCCAAAAGGGCACCAAGCACGGTTGGATGTCTAAAACCATAACTCCATGTGAACAAACGTATGGGTGTCACTTGTAGAACTTAGTGAAGGGTATTAGTTGTAATTCATTTTTCTCTCACGCTCTCAGGTGCACTGGACCAAAGAGGAGAATTACATGTTCAAGCTGTCTGAATTTCAAGAGCCGTTACAGAAGTGGCTCCAGGGGAATCGGCACGTAATCTCCCCAGAGCCCTTCTACCAGGTGGTGCGCCGATGGCTGGAAGAGGACTTGCCAGACCTGTCTGTCTCCCGTGAGAGAAGCCGATTACAGTGGGGTATCCCTGTCCCTGGTGATTCAACACAAACCATTTATGTGTGGGTAGATGCCTTGGTGAACTATCTGACCGTAGCGGGTTACCCTGATGCACACCATGCCTGGTGGCCAACTGCTCACCATGTTGTTGGCAAGGACATCCTCAAGTTCCATGCCATCTACTGGCCAGCATTACTCATGGCTGTGGGGCTTGATCCTCCAGAGCAGATCTGTGTGCACTCCCATTGGACAGTCCATGGGCAAAAGATGTCGAAAAGCCTGGGCAATGTGGTGGATCCAGTGGCATGTTTCAAGCAGTACACGGTGGATGGCTTTAGGTACTTCCTGCTAAGGCAAGGTGTCCCTGAGCGAGACTGTGACTATTACGAGGAGAAAGTTATTAAGCTGGTGAATTCTGAGCTGGCAGATGCGCTTGGGGGGCTTCTCAACCGCTGTACAGCCTCTAGCATCAACCCCAGTGGGATTTACCCACATTTCTCAGAGTCTTGCTTTCGAAAGGGCTCTGACCACGTGGATGTGGAAGCCTCAGGTAGGGCTTTGGCTGAGGACTACGAGCTGGTAGCATCAGTTGATCACCTGCCTCTCCAGGTGACTGATTATTTTGAACACTTCCAAATATACAAGGCTTTAGAATCCATTGTTGCGTGTGTGAGGCAGACCAATGGCTTCTTCCAGAGACACGCACCCTGGAAGCTGTGCCGAGACAACCCTGCAGAGAAGTGCTGGCTTGACACAGTCCTTCATGTGACTCTGGAATGTCTGCGGATTTACGGGATTCTGCTGCAGCCAGTGATTCCAGCCACTGCGGACAAGTTACTTTCTAGGCTGGCTGTTAAGCCTGAGGAAAGGACTTTCACAGACTTGACCTTTCTGCCTCGCTACCATGGAAAGCCGAGTCCCTTTGAAGGAAGAAGACTTGGCCCTGACATGGGGACCTTATTTCCTAGGCTGGAAACACCAGGAAGGCGTTGGATGGAAACCAAAGGCCTTAGACCTTGACAAATGACTGCTGTGAATAAAACCTCCAGGGACACACCGAACATCTGTGTCTGTTtaagtatgtttttaaaaaatgttaacagCTCCTTGGATCAGGCATCAGCTGGGTGGGTCTCGTGCACCCTCCTCCTGGCTGGGATGCCCTTGCCCGAGCAGGAGGCCTGAATACCTCATTGTGATAGAACCCCAGAAGCGTGAGCCAGACCTCTTGTCTTTTGTGAGGTTTTGAGTGGAGCGTTctctgatggtgttgctggtAAATATCCTCAGCCGCTCTGCTCAGCGGGTGGGACATGAGAAGGGATTAGGATAATGCCTGACTCTTTTTTAAAAGGGTAGATCTTTGTTGCTGGCCCTTTCTAAATAATATTTGGGCTCTGAAAAGttaaccccacccccatctcttaCCCAGTTAGTTTCCTTTTCCATCCTGTCTGCCTCTCTCATTGACGTGAGGAGTTGGGTGGTCATTCTACTAATAACATCTGGACAAGAGCACAGCAGCCTGTCCCCCAGAATGGCCTCTCCTCTTCTGGGGTGAGACCCCTCCCAGCTAGCATCTCTATGCAGAGAGGACCCAGAGCCCTCAGGGGcagtcagacctgctggctgACTTAGCAGGGTagggggtgtgagagagagagttgaaGTGAGATGGGCAGGGGCTGATGACAGGGCATTGAGGGGTACTGGGGTTGCTGCCAAACCCTGTAGCCAGCTGTTCTGCACAGGGCTTTGGATGCCAAGGCCCTTGTGCTGGGCTCAGTGCCAAGGCTGGTGCCTTTGCCTGCTGGCATCAATGGCAGCAGTGATAGCTGCTAGAGCGCTCTGCTAATGGCTGTAGAATGTTAGCTTCTTTTGTCCTCGGGATACAATGGCCCCTACATGTTGTGTTTAGCAGCTTCGTCCTCCCGAGGCATTGGGGGTTGCGGCTAGCTTGTTACAGATGGAGGGGAGGGCAGATGGGCTGGAGTGCATGCAGTGTCGATTTCCTGCTGAGTCTGACCAATTGACCCACAGAGCTGTGGGATGTTATGCTGTGGGAAGGATGCAGGAAAGTACCACCATCGTACAGCTAATGAAATTGTACTCTGGGGCAATTGCTCATCTGTCCAGAGGTCATGTGCAGGCAGAACGTTAGTCTGTCACTGCTGCTGTTCAGTCTGGACATGGGGCTGCTAGGAGGATTGGAGGAAGCCTGGTTTCCAGTGTTAGGCTCTGTAGCCTTGGCCAGGCTGCAGTTGTAACTTGAGTCTGTAACCAGTTAATGGCTACTGGCTGTCAACAGGGCCAGTCTCCAGTTCTGTTAATACTGTCAGTAACCCTGGCAGCTGAGTCAGTGGCCGCAGCCAGAGGCCTAGATTGCACATGGTTGCCTCTGCTCACAGTCCTGTGGTCAGATCGTGGTTCCTACCTAACCAGCTTGGTCGCTGTCCTTCCTCTCAGGACAGCCCAGTGTACATTCCTTCATGTGTCTCCCACTGGAGCAATATGGGCCTGGCCCTGATTTTGCGAGGATGCACAGATACAAACATCAGGCAGTGTGGCAAGTGCAGTTGCTCAGACAAGCAACAGGCTCATGTTGTGAAGACAACTCTTGTAGTTAGAGTAGATGGAAATGACACCAACTGGTTACAAAACCGTGCTGTACTTGTGGCGTGGGTAGATCCTTTAGCACCATTCACTCGGGCCTGGCCCATGTATTGGAACAGTGCCCGACGGATGGGGACTTAGATGAGGATAAGCTGGCCGCGACTCCATCTGGGTAAGCTGGAAGAATGCTTGTGGGCTGGGGGAAGCCATGGGAAGAATCGGTGGGGGTTATTTTGGCTCTATTGAGTAGGGGGAGTTGCTCCCAAGGTTGTGAAACTGTACAGCAAGTCAAGTGCAACTGTTTCTAGCCATCCAGCAGTTATTGTGTCTGCACATGGCTTGAAGGCAGCAACCTTGCTTTGGGAATGCAGGGACCTTGCTGCTGCTTTCCATGCCTTCACCACCCCGGATTGATTCTACAGCTTGCTCTACCTCATGCCCCACTGACAGCCCCACAGAAACTTCAGTCAGTGCTGAagccctgggtcctggccacctgAGAAAGGGCCTCTCTCCTCATGTGGTACTCTGGGATGGACAGATGTGTGTTAGCTAACAGCCCCATGACTTTAAAAAAGGGGGCAAGGTGTTCCAGGGGCTCCCTCAATCCAGGAACTCTCTTCCCCCTTGTCCTCAGGGAGCTTGAGAAAAAGCTTAGGGCATCTGTGCTCCTGGCTTTTGGGAAAAGGTGAACCCTGAATGGCTGTCACGGGCGTGGCAGCCCtgtagcaccccctgctggccaagcCTGGATTTGCAGACACTTCCTCCCTACATTTCTGCTCACCAGAGTTTTCCATCTCTCTGGGGGATTCAAGTGGCTCAACCATCGGGTGAAGTCCAGTCCCCTTGTGCGTAACAAACGTCCCAAATCAACAAAAGGTTCTGCCATCCCacttgggcttctcttcagcccaccCTCTGGGCTCAGTTCCCAGTCTCTTCTGGGCTACCTTTAAGTCTCTGGCTCTGGGATAGAGCACTGACTGCCAGCTCCACTCCTGGAGCCCTTCCAGACTCTGCTTCAGAACCTTCCACAGGAGCCCAACTTGTTCCCTGTCCCTCCAATCAGTTTCCCTCCGACTGGGTTCTCTTGCGTCTTTTTATTTACAGGCCTAGAGGTTCGCCTGCTAACACCTGACCCATTATCCATCCCTCTTCGGCTGGGAGGCAACTAattatggcacaggtgggctgacTGAACAGAGCTGGCTAGTGCCAGGCCTCCTGGCCCTTAACTGGGCAGGCCACCCTCTTACAAGTGTAAATGCTCCCCATGTACATAAGCTAAgattaaaagggaaacaaagaaaagcCAGAGAGAGACAATGGAATTCCCTAGTGCCCTCTGGGAGACACCCAAAGCACTGCACAGCCAGGGGCTGGGTTTGCAGATGGGATAACAGTGTGCTGCCAGTCCGGAGCAGATTAtgtcccagccctgctctctggtagCAGGCTCCAACCCCCGGCTTCAGCTGCACGGCCCCCGGCTTCAGCTGCACGGCCCCCGGCTCTGACCACGCAGTGGTGGTGCACTGACTCTTGGCTCCAGCCATGCAGgctcactccctgccccccaattgCCCcaagcccccactgcctcccccagctccacatccacccccccatccagggcttaatttgtcctggtgcttgctgagaaaagtgatattaacaaacatgcaagtatcacttCTCACAGCAGACTttctagctagctgggaggctgtgatgagtgatacttgtatgtttgttaatatcacttgtAGCAGCCCCCCACCTAGCGACTAAatgtgctgtgaaaagtgatattaatgaACATACAAATATCGCTTTtcacagcattatttttattatggtgtctgcaaaaaacaaacaaaccctacatCAATAAATTGCAATGATTTGGAGGGGTATATTTATTGGTTTTCCTAAAGTGAATTGTTTTAGGAAGAAGTGTCagtgcggccaccagcaagagttggtggccgcacccTGAGGCAGGAGCTGATAGAGAT
This DNA window, taken from Caretta caretta isolate rCarCar2 chromosome 9, rCarCar1.hap1, whole genome shotgun sequence, encodes the following:
- the MARS2 gene encoding methionine--tRNA ligase, mitochondrial; this translates as MVRQGSRLASRHSPLASGPGCEASLVPPVSIVRPPGLTMRWLPARCLLRPPWRPLAAPPRRRSSGPGRRWLLTTPIFYVNGPPHIGHLYSALLADALHRHRGLLRPGPGRLATGTDEHGLKIQQAAAAAGTSPPELCAQVSGLFRDLFCRAAVSFTDFIRTTEPRHRRAVQCFWAALQDRGLLYKDFYEGWYCTPDECFLTQAQITERPDAQGRPCKVSLESGHQVHWTKEENYMFKLSEFQEPLQKWLQGNRHVISPEPFYQVVRRWLEEDLPDLSVSRERSRLQWGIPVPGDSTQTIYVWVDALVNYLTVAGYPDAHHAWWPTAHHVVGKDILKFHAIYWPALLMAVGLDPPEQICVHSHWTVHGQKMSKSLGNVVDPVACFKQYTVDGFRYFLLRQGVPERDCDYYEEKVIKLVNSELADALGGLLNRCTASSINPSGIYPHFSESCFRKGSDHVDVEASGRALAEDYELVASVDHLPLQVTDYFEHFQIYKALESIVACVRQTNGFFQRHAPWKLCRDNPAEKCWLDTVLHVTLECLRIYGILLQPVIPATADKLLSRLAVKPEERTFTDLTFLPRYHGKPSPFEGRRLGPDMGTLFPRLETPGRRWMETKGLRP